A single region of the Mycobacterium lentiflavum genome encodes:
- the prcA gene encoding proteasome subunit alpha codes for MSFPYFISPEQAMRERSELARKGIARGRSVVALAYAGGVLFVAENPSRSLQKISELYDRVGFAAAGKFNEFDNLRRGGIQFADTRGYAYDRRDVTGRQLANVYAQTLGTIFTEQAKPYEVELCVAEVAHYGETRPPEMYRITYDGSINDEPHFVVMGGTTEPITTALKETYAENADLHDALGIALDALRAGSANGNDEPSLDVASLEVAILDVNRPRRAFRRIGRSTLENLLKDSKGSKSEGDSPDSDDDS; via the coding sequence GTGAGCTTCCCGTACTTCATCTCGCCTGAGCAGGCGATGCGTGAGCGCAGCGAGCTCGCGCGCAAGGGCATCGCCCGGGGCCGCAGCGTGGTGGCGCTGGCCTACGCCGGCGGTGTGCTGTTCGTCGCGGAGAACCCGTCGCGGTCCCTGCAGAAGATCAGCGAACTCTACGACCGCGTGGGCTTTGCCGCCGCGGGCAAGTTCAACGAGTTCGACAACCTGCGGCGCGGCGGCATCCAGTTCGCCGACACCCGCGGCTACGCCTACGACCGCCGCGACGTCACGGGCCGGCAGCTGGCCAACGTCTACGCGCAGACCCTCGGCACCATCTTCACCGAGCAGGCCAAGCCGTACGAGGTCGAGTTGTGCGTCGCCGAGGTCGCGCACTACGGCGAGACCAGACCGCCTGAGATGTACCGGATCACCTACGACGGGTCGATCAACGACGAGCCGCACTTCGTGGTGATGGGCGGCACCACCGAACCGATCACCACCGCTCTCAAGGAGACCTACGCCGAAAACGCCGACCTGCACGATGCTTTGGGCATCGCGTTGGATGCACTCAGGGCCGGCAGCGCCAACGGCAACGACGAACCCAGCCTCGACGTGGCCAGCCTCGAGGTGGCCATTCTGGACGTCAACCGCCCGCGGCGAGCGTTCCGGCGGATCGGCCGATCGACCCTGGAAAACCTTCTGAAGGATTCGAAGGGCTCGAAATCAGAGGGCGATTCCCCGGATTCTGACGACGACTCGTAG
- the prcB gene encoding proteasome subunit beta → MTWPFPERLSTNSALPGFSAVNTSSFADLLRRQAPELLPAVLGGSGGQSRGDAGLPHGTTIVALKYPGGVVIAGDRRSTQGNMIAGRDVKKVYITDDYTATGIAGTAAIAVEFARLYAVELEHYEKLEGVPLTFAGKVNRLAIMVRGNLAAAMQGLVALPLLAGYDIHAADPESAGRIVSFDAAGGWNIEEEGYQSVGSGSIFAKSSIKKLYAQVSDVDSALRVAVESLYDAADDDSATGGPDLVRGIFPTAVTIGAEGAADVPESRIAELAREVIESRSRADTFGPDGGEK, encoded by the coding sequence GTGACCTGGCCTTTTCCCGAACGCCTGTCCACTAACTCGGCACTACCCGGATTTTCTGCTGTAAATACGTCCTCATTCGCGGATCTGTTGCGCCGTCAGGCCCCCGAGTTGCTCCCGGCCGTCCTGGGCGGTAGCGGCGGCCAATCCAGGGGTGACGCCGGCCTGCCGCACGGCACCACGATCGTCGCCCTGAAATACCCCGGCGGTGTCGTGATCGCCGGTGACCGACGCTCCACGCAGGGCAACATGATCGCGGGTCGGGACGTCAAGAAGGTCTACATCACCGACGACTACACCGCGACCGGCATTGCCGGCACCGCCGCGATCGCCGTCGAATTTGCCCGCCTGTACGCAGTCGAGCTCGAGCATTACGAGAAGCTGGAAGGCGTCCCGCTGACGTTCGCCGGCAAGGTCAACCGCCTCGCGATCATGGTGCGTGGCAACCTGGCCGCCGCGATGCAGGGGCTGGTCGCGCTGCCGCTGCTGGCGGGATACGACATCCACGCGGCCGACCCGGAAAGCGCCGGGCGCATAGTCTCATTCGACGCGGCGGGCGGCTGGAACATCGAGGAAGAGGGCTACCAGTCGGTCGGCTCGGGCTCGATCTTCGCCAAGTCATCGATCAAGAAGCTGTACGCCCAAGTCAGCGACGTCGACTCCGCGCTGCGGGTAGCCGTGGAGTCGCTATACGACGCCGCCGACGACGATTCCGCCACCGGCGGACCGGATCTGGTGCGCGGCATCTTCCCGACGGCGGTCACCATCGGCGCCGAAGGGGCGGCCGACGTGCCCGAGAGCCGCATCGCCGAATTGGCCCGCGAGGTCATCGAAAGTCGCTCGCGCGCCGACACTTTCGGCCCGGACGGCGGTGAGAAGTGA
- a CDS encoding ubiquitin-like protein Pup, whose protein sequence is MAQEQTKRGGGGGDEDDVVGTTAAGQERREKLTEETDDLLDEIDDVLEENAEDFVRAYVQKGGQ, encoded by the coding sequence ATGGCGCAGGAGCAAACGAAACGTGGCGGTGGCGGCGGCGACGAAGATGACGTCGTCGGCACCACGGCTGCGGGCCAAGAGCGTCGCGAGAAACTGACCGAGGAAACCGACGATCTGCTCGACGAGATTGACGACGTCCTGGAGGAAAACGCGGAGGACTTCGTCCGTGCGTATGTCCAAAAGGGCGGACAGTGA
- the dop gene encoding pup deamidase/depupylase produces MQRIIGTEVEYGISSPTDPTANPILTSTQAVLAYAAAAGIQRAKRTRWDYEVESPLRDARGFDLSRSAGPPPVVDADEVGAANMILTNGARLYVDHAHPEYSAPECTDPLDAVIWDKAGERVMEAAARHVASVPGAAKLQLYKNNVDGKGASYGSHENYLMSRQTPFSAIIAGLTPFLVSRQVVTGSGRVGIGPSGDEPGFQLSQRSDYIEVEVGLETTLKRGIINTRDEPHADADRYRRLHVIIGDANLAETSTYLKLGTTALVLDLIEEGPQHGIDLSDLALARPVHAVHAISRDPSLRVAVAMADGRELTALALQRIYLDRVAKLVDGRDPDPRAANVVETWANVLDLLERDPMECAELLDWPAKLRLLEGFRQRENLSWSAPRLHLVDLQYSDVRLDKGLYNRLVARGSMKRLVSEHQVLEAVDNPPTDTRAYFRGECLRRFGADIAAASWDSVIFDLGGDSLVRIPTLEPLRGSKAHVGALLDSVHSAVELVEQLTS; encoded by the coding sequence ATGCAACGGATTATCGGGACGGAGGTCGAGTACGGTATTTCGTCGCCGACCGACCCGACCGCCAACCCGATCCTTACTTCAACTCAGGCGGTGTTGGCCTATGCGGCCGCCGCCGGCATTCAGCGCGCCAAGCGCACCCGCTGGGACTACGAGGTGGAGTCGCCGCTGCGCGACGCCCGCGGTTTCGACCTGAGCCGCTCGGCCGGCCCGCCGCCGGTGGTCGACGCCGACGAGGTCGGTGCGGCCAACATGATCCTGACCAACGGGGCACGGCTCTACGTCGACCATGCACACCCCGAGTACTCCGCACCCGAGTGCACCGACCCACTGGACGCGGTGATCTGGGACAAGGCCGGTGAACGGGTGATGGAGGCCGCCGCGCGCCACGTCGCCAGCGTGCCGGGAGCCGCCAAGCTGCAGCTCTACAAGAACAACGTCGACGGCAAGGGCGCCTCGTACGGATCGCACGAGAACTACCTGATGAGCCGGCAGACGCCGTTCTCGGCCATCATCGCCGGTCTGACGCCGTTTTTGGTGTCCCGGCAGGTGGTCACCGGCTCCGGGCGGGTCGGCATCGGCCCGTCGGGCGACGAGCCCGGCTTCCAGCTGTCCCAGCGCTCCGACTACATCGAGGTCGAGGTCGGGCTGGAGACCACGCTCAAGCGCGGCATCATCAACACCCGCGACGAGCCGCACGCCGACGCCGACCGGTATCGCCGGCTGCACGTGATCATCGGCGACGCCAACCTCGCCGAGACGTCGACCTACCTGAAACTGGGCACCACGGCGCTGGTGCTCGACCTGATCGAAGAGGGCCCGCAGCACGGCATCGACCTGAGCGATCTCGCGTTGGCCCGACCGGTGCACGCGGTCCACGCGATCAGCCGCGACCCGTCGCTGCGCGTCGCGGTGGCCATGGCCGACGGCCGGGAGCTGACAGCGCTTGCGCTGCAACGGATCTACCTCGATCGAGTGGCCAAACTGGTCGACGGCCGCGACCCGGACCCGCGGGCAGCAAACGTTGTCGAGACCTGGGCGAACGTGCTGGACCTGCTCGAGCGCGACCCGATGGAGTGCGCGGAGCTGCTGGACTGGCCCGCCAAGCTGCGACTGCTCGAGGGGTTCCGGCAGCGCGAGAACCTGAGCTGGTCGGCGCCCCGGCTGCACCTGGTGGACCTGCAATATTCGGATGTCCGCCTGGACAAGGGCTTGTACAACCGGCTGGTCGCGCGCGGCTCGATGAAGCGTCTGGTCAGCGAACATCAAGTGCTCGAGGCGGTGGACAACCCACCGACCGACACCCGCGCGTACTTCCGTGGCGAATGCCTGCGCCGGTTCGGCGCCGACATCGCCGCGGCCAGTTGGGACTCGGTGATTTTCGATCTTGGTGGCGATTCGCTGGTGCGCATCCCGACGCTGGAGCCGTTACGGGGCAGCAAAGCGCACGTCGGAGCCCTGCTGGACTCCGTGCACAGCGCCGTCGAACTGGTGGAACAACTGACGAGCTGA